A genomic segment from Laspinema palackyanum D2c encodes:
- a CDS encoding glycosyltransferase family 4 protein, protein MKVLLISASDWEGGAARSAYRLHQGLQEIGSDSQILVQTKLSDDRRVIVQNSSLAKDFAKLRPNLNRLPMFIHPNRIRDVFSPQWIPDGIAAQVNKIAPDVINLHWVCGGYLQIETLAHLKQPIVWTFHDMWGFTGGCHFSGNCDRYTESCGTCPQLDSQRNWDISRWVWQRKAKAWKNLKLTIVTPSHWLAKQAQASSLFKEVPVEVIPYGLNTETYKPMDRAIARDLLKLPQDKQLILFGALNATTDPRKGFHLLQPALQQLSQSQWKEQIELVVFGASRATEGTELGFKSHYLGKLNDELSLALVYSAADVFILPSIQDTLPNTVMEALACGTPCVGFNIGGVPDMIEHQTNGYLAKPFEIEDLARGIVWILENSERYQKLSHQAREKVEREYTLERQARRYSDLFNQVMD, encoded by the coding sequence ATGAAAGTTCTACTCATCAGTGCTTCCGATTGGGAAGGAGGGGCCGCTCGGTCCGCCTATCGATTACATCAGGGTTTGCAAGAGATTGGTTCCGACTCCCAAATTTTAGTGCAAACGAAATTAAGCGATGATAGACGAGTTATTGTGCAAAATAGTAGCCTTGCAAAAGATTTTGCCAAGCTAAGACCGAATCTGAACCGACTCCCGATGTTCATTCACCCAAACCGTATTCGCGACGTTTTTTCACCCCAATGGATTCCGGATGGAATTGCCGCTCAAGTTAATAAGATTGCTCCAGATGTGATTAACCTTCATTGGGTCTGTGGGGGATATCTACAAATTGAGACCCTCGCGCATTTGAAGCAACCCATTGTTTGGACATTCCATGATATGTGGGGTTTTACAGGAGGATGTCATTTTAGTGGGAATTGCGATCGCTATACTGAATCTTGTGGGACTTGTCCACAATTAGACAGCCAGAGGAATTGGGATATCTCTCGTTGGGTTTGGCAGCGGAAAGCAAAAGCGTGGAAGAATCTTAAGTTAACGATAGTTACTCCCAGCCATTGGTTGGCCAAACAAGCCCAAGCCAGTTCTCTTTTCAAGGAAGTGCCAGTGGAGGTTATTCCCTATGGTCTGAATACAGAAACTTATAAACCAATGGACCGGGCGATCGCTCGGGACCTGCTGAAATTACCGCAGGATAAGCAATTGATTTTGTTTGGCGCACTGAATGCCACTACGGATCCACGGAAGGGATTTCATTTACTTCAACCAGCCCTGCAACAATTGAGCCAGTCTCAATGGAAAGAACAGATAGAACTCGTGGTTTTTGGGGCATCTAGAGCAACCGAAGGCACCGAACTCGGGTTCAAGTCTCATTACTTAGGAAAACTCAATGATGAACTTTCCCTAGCTCTAGTTTATTCCGCCGCTGATGTTTTTATTCTCCCCTCCATTCAAGATACCTTACCCAACACGGTCATGGAAGCTCTAGCCTGTGGTACTCCCTGCGTCGGGTTTAACATTGGCGGAGTACCGGACATGATCGAACACCAAACCAATGGTTATTTGGCAAAACCTTTTGAGATTGAAGATTTAGCACGAGGAATTGTTTGGATCCTCGAAAATTCAGAGCGATATCAAAAGCTCTCCCATCAAGCTCGGGAAAAAGTCGAAAGAGAATATACCTTAGAGCGCCAAGCTCGCCGCTACTCGGACCTATTTAATCAGGTGATGGACTGA
- a CDS encoding glycosyltransferase family 2 protein encodes MKPPAISVIIPTLNRLQLLQQTLESLRQQTFTQWEALVVDDGSNDGTVEFLQRVSQEDSRIRFLERESSTSGAPARRNQGTAASEGKYVIYLDSDDLLAPTALSNRFQAMENNPELDFGVFSAVLFRNHPGDMRLLLNKETTTQQDDINRFLKIDCPWQGLCMIWKRPSFDKLGSWDEDLLSFQDWDLPMRALILQFNYKRFSTADCFWRVSQHQSIGSTSKSPAHLKSHERLFDLTHHRLMNAGLLTNERLILMGGLSFWLAQCWVESGDRSEALRVWRSSYDKNWVQQPFYSQGAWYLNQIAGGEALISRIIYKFFELTWPKGLAFKWSKTFCNTPVPKSVQLPMVPLPLTGTQ; translated from the coding sequence ATGAAACCGCCTGCAATTTCGGTAATCATTCCCACTCTCAATCGACTCCAGCTCCTGCAACAAACTTTAGAGTCTCTTCGCCAACAAACCTTCACTCAGTGGGAAGCGTTGGTCGTTGATGATGGATCCAATGATGGCACTGTCGAGTTCCTACAACGAGTGAGCCAGGAAGACTCGCGAATTAGGTTCCTAGAGCGCGAGAGTTCAACTTCCGGTGCACCGGCTCGTCGGAACCAGGGAACCGCTGCCTCTGAAGGAAAATATGTCATCTACCTCGATTCGGATGATTTGCTCGCACCCACAGCTTTATCCAATCGCTTTCAAGCAATGGAAAACAACCCCGAACTTGATTTCGGAGTGTTCTCCGCCGTCCTATTTCGTAATCACCCCGGTGATATGAGATTGCTTTTAAATAAGGAAACAACTACCCAACAAGATGATATAAATAGATTTTTAAAAATTGATTGTCCCTGGCAGGGTCTTTGTATGATTTGGAAACGCCCATCCTTTGATAAACTGGGGTCTTGGGACGAAGATCTGTTGAGTTTTCAGGACTGGGATCTTCCGATGCGGGCTTTAATTCTCCAGTTCAATTATAAGCGCTTTTCTACAGCGGATTGTTTTTGGCGGGTGTCACAACATCAATCTATTGGGTCTACCTCAAAATCCCCGGCCCATTTGAAATCCCATGAACGCTTGTTTGATCTGACTCATCACCGGCTGATGAATGCGGGATTGCTCACTAACGAACGACTAATTTTGATGGGAGGACTCTCCTTTTGGCTGGCTCAATGTTGGGTAGAAAGTGGAGATAGGTCTGAAGCGTTGAGGGTTTGGAGAAGTAGCTATGACAAAAACTGGGTCCAGCAACCCTTTTATTCCCAAGGGGCCTGGTATCTCAATCAGATTGCTGGGGGAGAAGCTTTAATTAGCCGGATTATCTACAAGTTTTTTGAATTGACTTGGCCAAAAGGATTGGCGTTCAAATGGTCCAAAACGTTTTGTAATACTCCTGTGCCTAAGTCGGTTCAACTTCCAATGGTCCCCCTGCCTTTAACTGGAACCCAATAG